The DNA sequence CGACATACCGGTCAATTTCTTGAACAGCGTCACGGCATAGGAATCGGTCATGCCGGACACAAAATCGGTAATAGCCAACGCCCGGCGGTAGGGATCAGCGACCGGGCAACGTCCGGGACCGGCGAACTGCTCCGGCATTAGGTAAACCAGCATTCGACTTTTGGGCGAGGCGTTCGCGCCATGTACGGCCAAATCATTGACCGTCATCACAAACGCTTCCAGCAACCCTGCAAGCACCTCAAAGCCAGCGGCTTCCACTTCGATCACGGGCCTGGAAACATAAACCTGATTTTCGCCACAATCCTTCAGGGCGCGCATCGCTCCGGCGGCAGGGATGATATCGAGCAGTTCCCCTGGGAGCGCGCCGGCCAGGATAGCATCCTCATGCTGCATAAAGCACTGATGGACCTGGTCGATAATGGCGCCGATGGCTTTGGCGCGCAGGTATTCGATTTTTTCCTTAGACCGGGTGATATGCGCCATCTTGCGTTCGGCGCGATGCGCTTCGCCGGTCAGGGGTAGCAATAAATCGCGGACTTGCTCGAAGGGCAGTTGCTGAAGCCGAAAGGCGTCTTCCACATCGATGATTCGATAACAGATGTCATCCGCGGCTTCAACCAGATAGGCGAGCGGATGGCGGTTCCAGGCGCCCGGCAACACCAGTTCGAGTCCCAGTTGACCGGCCACTTCGGCAAACAAGTCGGCGTCATCCTGATAGAAGCCAAATTTTTTAAAGGCGCTGCTAGCGGGAGGTTCAGCGGGCAACCAGGAGGCGCAAGGGTATTTAGTGAACGTGCCAAGGGTGGCGCAAGTCAGTTGCATCCCGCCAGGATTATCGGGACTTTGCAGGCGGGTGATGATGCGAAAGCCCTGAGCATTGCCCTCGAAGCGCAGGAAGTCCTGGCGTTGCGCCTCGGTCAACGAGTCCAGCACCGCCTGGCCGGTTGCGGAGGCGGTAAACCAGAGACGGATGGCGTCTTCACCGGCGTGACCAAACGGGGGATTGCCGATATCGTGGGCCAGGCTGGCGGCGGCGACGATCGCGCCAAAATCTTGTGGATAAACGCTTTTCAAGCCATGCCGTTTGATGACGCTGTCACCGACCATCGTTCCAAGCGAACGCCCGACGCTGGACACTTCCAGACTATGCGTCAAGCGGGTGCGGACGTAGTCGCTCTGCGCGAGGGGAAAGACTTGGGTTTTGTCCTGGAGCCGGCGAAAGGCTGAGGAAAAGACAATGCGATCAAAATCGCGCTGAAAATCGGTGCGCGCTTCATTAGCAGGGTGCAGGTAGGGCAACCCGGGACGGACGCGGGACAGCAGGCGATTCCAGTGCATAGGCGATTCCACAATTTTATGGCGTATGTTCACTATAGTGAACCCTGAAAATCGGACAACAGTTTAAGCAACGAAGTGGCTCCTTGATGCCGAAAATCCATTAGCTCTATTACGCCGCCATTTCCGTGGCTCCATTGCCGCAAGTTCACAGGCAGGTACAGAAAGCTTCATAACCACGCTTCTTTATTCTTCACGCAAATGCTTCCATGTCCACCCAATCCTCGACACCGCTGAGCACGGCACAGAGCACAATCATCAGAATATCCTGCAGTGGGTGGATCTGGTTCCGGGTCTCGCGGCGAGGATCGGGCAGGTTGGCGAAATACGGGCGCGGGTCGAGCAGTTTGGGCAGCATCAGTTCTCTCCATTCAATCAACCCTATCCCGTTACCCGAGCGAGCCGCTTCCTGTCAACCCCTCATATAGCGCGATTGCCCTGACCAGTATTTCTAAAAAGTTTTAAACACTCGAAATTTCCGCTATCATATTCAGTTTCATCCGGCCGCCCCGTATAGGCGGCTTTTTCACATGGATATCGGAATTCGCAAGAGGTATGCACAGCGCATGGTTAGCATTCGCTTGTCCCGTGGCGGCGCCAAGAAGCGCCCATTTTACACGATCATCGTGACTGACAGCCGCAACCGGCGCGACGGTCGTTATATCGAGCGGCTCGGCTTTTTCAACCCCATTGCCAGCGGTAAGGAAGAGCGGTTGAACATGGACCGGGAACGCTTGCAATACTGGCTAAACACCGGAGCGCAGCCCTCGGAGCGCGTGATCAGCCTGATGAAGGAACAGGCTCGTCAACAGCCAGCGACTGTAGCAGCGGTTGAGTAAGTCGAAGACTTGAATTCGGCACCGTTGTTATGAGCGACGACTGGATCGTGCTGGGCCGGGTTTCGGGTCTGTTTGGCGTACAGGGCTGGTTGCGGGTTTTTTCCCATACCGAACCACGGCACGGTATTGCTCACTATAACCCGGTTTTTCTGAACCGGCAGGGCAAATGGCAACCCTTCAACATCGAAGAAGGCCGCGCTCATGGTGCAGGAGTAGTGCTGAAGTTTGCCGGTTATGACGACCGTGATCAGGCGGCGACGCTGGTCCAGAGCGACATTGCCATCCGCCGCGCGCAACTGCCGCCGGTTGCGCCGGGTGAGTATTACTGGGCTGATTTGGCCGGGTTGCAGGTCGTGACGCTGAAAGGAGTGGTGCTGGGTACAGTCGACCGGGTGTTCGCCACTGGCGCCAACGATGTGTTGGTCGTCAAGGGTGAACGGGAGCGGTTAGTGCCGTTTGTAAAGGGCCAGGTGGTCGTCGAGGTTGATCTGGAACAGAGAAGGTTGCGGGTCGACTGGGATCCGGACTTTTAGACGCCCTGTTCTTCACTTACGCTGTCTCTCTCACTGTCAGCCCCTTTCTTCCAATGGAATGGAAAAGGGACACAAGGACTGCCGTCATGCGTGTGGATGTCGTGACCCTGTTTCCGGAAATGGTCGAAACCTTGCTGCGTTTTGGGGTTACGGGTCGGGCGGTCGAGCGCGGTTTGCTCGAAGTCGCGACCTGGAACCCACGAGATGACGCTGGCGACCGGCATCGCACTGTGGATGACCGACCTTACGGAGGGGGACCCGGTATGGTGATGAAAGTACAGCCGTTGCGCGATACCCTGCGCCGGGCACGCTCGGCGGTGAAACCTGCGGGGAAAACGCTTTATCTCAGCCCACAGGGACGACCCTTGACCCAGGATAGTGTGCAGCAACTAGCGTTGGAGTCGCGTTTGATCCTACTCGCCGGACGCTATGAGGGTATCGACGAACGGTTAATCGAGACCGAAGTGGACGAGGAATGGTCCATCGGCGACTATGTGCTGAGTGGTGGCGAGCTAGCGGCTTTGGTGATCATTGATGCAGTGGCGCGTTTGTTGCCCGGAGCGCTGAATGATCACGAATCGGCGGAGCAAGATTCATTCATGGAGGGACTGCTGGACTGTCCGCACTATACCCGTCCAGAGGAAATCGACGGTCGACGCGTTCCGCCAGTACTGTTGAGCGGTGATCATGCCGCAGTCGCCCGGTGGCGGCGACGCGAAGCGCTGGGACGAACCTGGCTGCGACGCCCCGAATTACTGGCGCGCTTGGAACTGACCACCTATGACCAGCAATTACTGGTTGAATTTATTAAGAAACATCGAGAGAAAAAGGGGAATGTCGGCGCCGCCGGCGATTTTCCCAAGCAACGTGGAGTTTAGTGTCATGAGCATATTGGTTGAAACATTCGAACGGGAGCAGATGACCCGTGAAATTCCCCCGTTCAATCCTGGCGATACCGTGGTCGTGCGGGTTAAGGTCAAGGAAGGCAATCGTGAGCGCCTGCAAGCCTTTGAAGGCATCGTGATCGCCAAACGCAATCGTGGCCTGAATTCGGCGTTCACAGTGCGCAAAATTTCTCACGGCGAGGGTGTGGAACGGGTGTTTCAGACCCACAGTCCAGTGATCGCCGACATTAGCGTCAAGCGTCGGGGTGATGTGCGCCGCGCCAAGCTGTACTACCTGCGCGGACTGGAGGGCAAGGCGGCGCGGATTAAGGAGAAGTTGCGTTAAGTTTTGAGTTCTACGTTTTAAAACAGGTGGCGATATGGACGATGAGAGAATAACCTGGCTGAAGCCGGTTCAGGCGCTTGCTGCGGAAGCGAGCAGCCGGATTCTGGAGATTTATTCCACA is a window from the Gammaproteobacteria bacterium genome containing:
- a CDS encoding deoxyguanosinetriphosphate triphosphohydrolase, which encodes MHWNRLLSRVRPGLPYLHPANEARTDFQRDFDRIVFSSAFRRLQDKTQVFPLAQSDYVRTRLTHSLEVSSVGRSLGTMVGDSVIKRHGLKSVYPQDFGAIVAAASLAHDIGNPPFGHAGEDAIRLWFTASATGQAVLDSLTEAQRQDFLRFEGNAQGFRIITRLQSPDNPGGMQLTCATLGTFTKYPCASWLPAEPPASSAFKKFGFYQDDADLFAEVAGQLGLELVLPGAWNRHPLAYLVEAADDICYRIIDVEDAFRLQQLPFEQVRDLLLPLTGEAHRAERKMAHITRSKEKIEYLRAKAIGAIIDQVHQCFMQHEDAILAGALPGELLDIIPAAGAMRALKDCGENQVYVSRPVIEVEAAGFEVLAGLLEAFVMTVNDLAVHGANASPKSRMLVYLMPEQFAGPGRCPVADPYRRALAITDFVSGMTDSYAVTLFKKLTGMSLPTG
- the rpsP gene encoding 30S ribosomal protein S16, encoding MVSIRLSRGGAKKRPFYTIIVTDSRNRRDGRYIERLGFFNPIASGKEERLNMDRERLQYWLNTGAQPSERVISLMKEQARQQPATVAAVE
- the rimM gene encoding ribosome maturation factor RimM, with amino-acid sequence MSDDWIVLGRVSGLFGVQGWLRVFSHTEPRHGIAHYNPVFLNRQGKWQPFNIEEGRAHGAGVVLKFAGYDDRDQAATLVQSDIAIRRAQLPPVAPGEYYWADLAGLQVVTLKGVVLGTVDRVFATGANDVLVVKGERERLVPFVKGQVVVEVDLEQRRLRVDWDPDF
- the trmD gene encoding tRNA (guanosine(37)-N1)-methyltransferase TrmD; the encoded protein is MRVDVVTLFPEMVETLLRFGVTGRAVERGLLEVATWNPRDDAGDRHRTVDDRPYGGGPGMVMKVQPLRDTLRRARSAVKPAGKTLYLSPQGRPLTQDSVQQLALESRLILLAGRYEGIDERLIETEVDEEWSIGDYVLSGGELAALVIIDAVARLLPGALNDHESAEQDSFMEGLLDCPHYTRPEEIDGRRVPPVLLSGDHAAVARWRRREALGRTWLRRPELLARLELTTYDQQLLVEFIKKHREKKGNVGAAGDFPKQRGV
- the rplS gene encoding 50S ribosomal protein L19, which codes for MSILVETFEREQMTREIPPFNPGDTVVVRVKVKEGNRERLQAFEGIVIAKRNRGLNSAFTVRKISHGEGVERVFQTHSPVIADISVKRRGDVRRAKLYYLRGLEGKAARIKEKLR